The genomic DNA CAAGGTCAAGGCTCTCTCTATGACGTCATGAGCTCGTCAACAGACCCTAGGCACTTATTAAGGCATTCCAAGCCCACTGCTGAAGGTCACAGTAAGGTTCAGTCAAGTCAGCGACACGATTTGGTACGTTGTCGAACAGTAGTATCTCTCAACGCGGTGAGACTTTTTCGTTCACTCCAGTACATTTCCAAATCCCCCAAACTTGCCACTCGATAGAACGCGCTATTTCGTGTACTTGAGCTGATTTTAATAGTAATGTCAATCTGAATGATCTCCAAGTGAGGGAAAACGCAAATCACTTGCCTTTTTGGGGCACATTACCGCCCTGCCAGGGgtttcactgacgaagctcatttgaactggggaactggGGAAGCGGAGAAGGACGACAacatatcttagggaacaagggaacttcatacaatttaaggaatcaaaaagtaattttgggttcaagggaacacaagcaattGTTTTAATGAAAGGTCACGCCCCAGCCCGTCCCTGGTAGGGCCTCATTAACGAcaactttaaggtggctcaaatcagCAAATCAGTAAGAGAATGAATGTCTTATTTATGAGGAAATTAACCCTCTAACGCTGTTGTCTTGTGATACTAAAGGCCTGGGGTTCTGCAATAATCGCTCAACCAGATGCAGTCATTGACTTGGCCCAacaggttaccatggcaacaaaacatCCATGTCAGAACGGCCTTTATCTGGTATTTAAATGCTTTTCTATTTCAAATACGAAATCGGGGATTACCACTTGCTTTTCGTGAAGAGTGATTTGCAAGCTATGAACAATAAAATTCTCTGCAAACTGAACACAAGGAAACAAAACATTCTCCAATGATGTCCATAAATAGTTTGATGCACATTAATAAGTTACATTTTCATTTAGTCAAGGATGTGAAAAGCTAACTTTTCCCTTCTCATTACTTCCAGGGAATGAAAGTGACCATCAAGAAATTGTGTCCGTCACAGGTATGTGAGCTTTGAATAGCTTCTTACCTTCAAATTTGATTAGTAcgaataataaataatttatgctTGTATGACTGGAAAAAAGTCTGTTCATTtcatgtaattatactaataatatcaatctttttttctttgtttactaGAACCACCACCAGATGCCACATGTAAGCCCTTGATATTAGAAGTAACAATGTTTCTTGTCATGTGCATTTCACGGAACCATCTTCATATGAGCAGTAGCTCATatgtaaataatattataatttattattcttgCAGCAATGCAAAGGTACATCTTCTGAAACTATTTCAATTGTTAACATTGGGGTCCATCATTTCACTATATCTCATGATGATATTCCGCAATGTATACTAGATAATAAGGAAACTGCCTTTTATGGCATAGATAGTTTAAGTGATGaggttgttcttgttcttcAGTTGACAAATTTGAACCTACTACAAACCTAGTGTCAAAAAAATAGGTTTATTAATCATGAGGGAAAATCTgatgcattaattttgaatgCACAGGCTTTTATTGGCCCCTCGAAGTGCCTCGTTACGGGGAGAGAACGTCATGCCATACAATTCTTTCTCTGTGTGCGATAACCTTGCCTGGATCAAGCATGTGTGATTAAGTCTATGTAATGAAGACAAAAACATTATTCCTTTCTTGCTCTTTCTaaacttttttgtttcttctatAAACAGCACACGACGAGTTGTCTCCTCAGGAGGGGAACACCCAACCCTTGGGTGATGACACCAGTAtcccagaaaaagaaaatggtacAAATTCGTTTCCTTATTACTAGATTACTGaactacaatcagtggcaaaagtcttgggacactcaccatttgaagttggttttcttactgagtttgaaaaattgccccctccccccagaaaaatgttgccaatagtgaacatacatttctttgtctatttcaacattgattggggggagggggggagttttcttttaaagttttcAGTGGAATTTTAACAGTTATGCTTAGTTCCtgacgtctgagaggttttcaggcccattctgacactagcgtcccaactacttttgccactAATTGTCTGTTTCTACTAACAAGGGTCAGTAAAGTGAGAGCTACTGTGTGTAATGCATGGGCACTTCTTTTGGCTGTGTACTTGTTCATAAAGTTTCTCAATGGTAGAAAACCATGTGTAACGTAagttaaacatttttttgtcatgttcaaagggattgttgtttcttttcgcAAACGAGCTTGAGGGAGATAATTTACATGGCGTTGAGTTTACAAGAAAATTCATGAATCACAAGCTCTAATGTAACGCACGTACCTTAGAGTTTAAATTTGTTACGAAATTAGACAGCAAACGTTATATTTCTTAAATAATCACTTTGTCAAAAATGGTTTTCAGGAAAACAATCAGTGTTGAGCAGAAGGCTTTAGCAGTGTGTTTGAGAAGAGAATGTAACTTGTCTTATGAACAGATAGCCGCGAAGTGCAGAATATCCAAAAGTTCTGCACAACGCATAGTTAGATGCGCTCCGTTGGCGAGAAAACGAAGTGTACTTTCAAAGATGGGAAGGCCCAAGAAATTACAAGAAAGACATAAATGTATGCTTATTCGTACTTTCAAGAAAATAAGGGCTACTAATGACAACTTTACCTTGAAAGAGTTGGTTAAAGAGAGTGGACTGAATATGACAATGGCAAGTAAGAGCACATTTTACCGATTTCTTCGTGAGCGCGGCTATCATTTTCTTCAGGCCAGACAAAAAGGGCTAGTGACTGCTGAGGATCGTAAGAAACGTATAAAATACGCCAGGGAAATGAAACGCCATTTGTTAGAGTATCCTAACTTTTGGAAAGAAGATATCGCATTTTACTTGGACGCAGTTTCTTTCATTCACAAAGAAAATCCCATGTGTGACGCAAGCTCACCAAAGGCAAGAGTTTGGCGAAAGAAAGGTGAGGGACTTCAGGTTACTGCAAAAGGGTCTAACAGTCTTGCAGGAGGACGGAGACTTCATATACTGGTGGCAATTGCATATGGAAAAGGCattatt from Montipora capricornis isolate CH-2021 chromosome 2, ASM3666992v2, whole genome shotgun sequence includes the following:
- the LOC138037099 gene encoding uncharacterized protein, with the translated sequence MVFRKTISVEQKALAVCLRRECNLSYEQIAAKCRISKSSAQRIVRCAPLARKRSVLSKMGRPKKLQERHKCMLIRTFKKIRATNDNFTLKELVKESGLNMTMASKSTFYRFLRERGYHFLQARQKGLVTAEDRKKRIKYAREMKRHLLEYPNFWKEDIAFYLDAVSFIHKENPMCDASSPKARVWRKKGEGLQVTAKGSNSLAGGRRLHILVAIAYGKGIILKEIFEKMNAVFFSQFIKDNFNSCFTQAGPKRNGRRLFLMDNDPSQNCKASVRAMEQKLNTIKFCLVHQISILLKIFLMLLKRV